In Longimicrobium sp., one DNA window encodes the following:
- a CDS encoding cupredoxin domain-containing protein — protein sequence MRAPLVLACVVMIAACGGGNGSGNNYNGGPTGPNNPPPNNSTATVNATPSLAFTPDSVAVNAGENVTFAFGSVAHTVTFQQGVTNPGDYGGVGSTGNPPSDIPETQNTSVTRTFATPGVYHYRCSIHTGMFGTVVAR from the coding sequence ATGCGAGCTCCCCTGGTCCTTGCGTGCGTGGTGATGATCGCGGCCTGCGGCGGCGGCAACGGAAGCGGAAACAACTACAACGGCGGCCCCACCGGGCCCAACAACCCGCCGCCGAACAACTCCACCGCCACCGTGAACGCCACCCCGTCGCTGGCCTTCACGCCGGATTCCGTGGCGGTGAACGCAGGCGAGAACGTGACGTTCGCGTTCGGGTCGGTGGCGCACACCGTCACCTTCCAGCAGGGCGTCACGAATCCCGGCGATTACGGCGGCGTCGGCAGCACCGGCAACCCGCCGTCGGACATCCCCGAGACGCAGAACACCAGCGTGACGCGCACCTTTGCCACGCCGGGCGTCTACCACTACCGCTGCAGCATCCACACGGGGATGTTCGGCACCGTCGTCGCGCGGTGA
- a CDS encoding AI-2E family transporter, with protein MNESRRNILLYLLGGASVVIITAGLRESAGWLNPVLMAGFLALLLQPLVVRLRKLGVAGGGAVALVVFALVIAGLLLAGFVGVSMRQVAGELPGYSERMQGLMRSITGMLSARGIDAGQYLDNALQGPQLGRMLLGVVGAIATTFGNMLLTLFIFAFMLGGMWEMERRASRRARDHSPLAARFLAFSDTLRGYIGVRAVLGLVAAVLDYIVLLVLGVDHALLWAVLSFILSFVPNIGFTLSLVPPTLLALLEGGWVPALIVFAAYNIINTVIDNVIGPRFVGKQMQISALLSFLSVIFWAWVLGPTGAILAVPLTVLVRDLTFGPADPPDIAPPQPVKSSTVSASAGTAG; from the coding sequence ATGAACGAGTCGAGACGCAACATCCTGCTGTACCTGCTGGGCGGCGCATCCGTCGTGATCATCACGGCAGGGCTGCGCGAATCGGCGGGATGGCTGAACCCCGTGCTGATGGCCGGCTTCCTGGCGCTCCTGCTGCAGCCGCTGGTGGTGCGCCTGCGCAAGCTGGGCGTGGCCGGCGGCGGCGCGGTGGCGCTGGTGGTGTTCGCGCTGGTGATCGCGGGGCTGCTGCTGGCGGGCTTCGTGGGCGTGTCCATGCGCCAGGTGGCCGGCGAGCTCCCCGGCTACAGCGAGCGGATGCAGGGGCTGATGCGCTCCATCACCGGGATGCTGTCGGCGCGCGGCATCGACGCCGGCCAGTACCTGGACAACGCGCTGCAGGGGCCGCAGCTGGGGCGCATGCTGCTGGGCGTGGTCGGCGCCATCGCCACCACCTTCGGCAACATGCTGCTCACCCTCTTCATCTTCGCCTTCATGCTGGGCGGGATGTGGGAGATGGAGCGCCGCGCCAGCAGGCGCGCGCGCGACCACAGCCCGCTGGCGGCGCGGTTCCTGGCGTTCTCGGACACGCTGCGCGGGTACATCGGCGTGCGCGCGGTGCTGGGGCTGGTGGCCGCGGTGCTGGACTACATCGTCCTGCTCGTCCTGGGCGTGGACCACGCGCTGCTCTGGGCGGTGCTGTCGTTCATCCTGAGCTTCGTGCCGAACATCGGGTTCACGCTTTCGCTGGTGCCGCCCACGCTGCTGGCCCTGCTGGAGGGCGGGTGGGTCCCCGCGCTGATCGTGTTCGCCGCGTACAACATCATCAACACGGTGATCGACAACGTGATCGGACCGCGCTTCGTGGGGAAGCAGATGCAGATCTCCGCGCTGCTCAGCTTCCTGTCGGTGATCTTCTGGGCCTGGGTGCTGGGCCCGACCGGCGCGATCCTGGCCGTGCCGCTGACGGTGCTCGTGCGTGACCTCACCTTCGGCCCCGCCGACCCGCCCGACATCGCCCCGCCCCAACCGGTGAAGTCGTCCACCGTTTCGGCGAGTGCCGGCACCGCGGGATAA
- a CDS encoding GTPase domain-containing protein, which yields MSMINYASREINCKIVYYGPGLCGKTTNLEYIFEKVAPNTRGKLISLATETERTLFFDFLPVDLGAIRGFKTRFHLYTVPGQVYYNASRKLILKGVDGVVFVGDSQVERLDANIESMHNLYENLSEYGLDLREIPFVIQYNKRDLPNTSSLQELEAQLNPNRVPHFEAVAVRGIGVFDTLKAVSKLVIKSLS from the coding sequence ATGTCGATGATCAACTACGCCTCGCGCGAGATCAACTGCAAGATCGTGTACTACGGTCCGGGTCTCTGCGGGAAGACGACGAACCTGGAGTACATCTTCGAGAAGGTGGCGCCCAACACCCGCGGCAAGCTGATCTCGCTGGCCACGGAAACCGAGCGCACGCTCTTCTTCGACTTCCTCCCGGTCGACCTCGGTGCCATCCGCGGGTTCAAGACGCGCTTCCACCTGTACACCGTGCCGGGGCAGGTGTACTACAACGCCAGCCGCAAGCTCATCCTGAAGGGGGTGGACGGGGTGGTGTTCGTGGGCGACAGCCAGGTGGAGCGGCTCGACGCCAACATCGAGAGCATGCACAACCTCTACGAGAACCTGTCCGAGTACGGGCTGGACCTCCGCGAGATTCCCTTCGTCATCCAGTACAACAAGCGCGACCTGCCCAACACGTCGAGCCTGCAGGAGCTGGAGGCGCAGCTGAACCCCAACCGGGTGCCGCACTTCGAGGCGGTGGCCGTGCGCGGGATCGGGGTGTTCGACACGCTGAAGGCGGTGAGCAAGCTCGTGATCAAGAGCTTGAGCTGA
- a CDS encoding lysophospholipase: protein MSDGLLPPPDASSEFRAADGLRLHSLSWPVERPRAVLLLSHGLGEHAGRYAAVARDLAPRGIEVHALDHRGHGRSRGIRGHTARFGKLVDDFDRFAAGVMERAPRDVPVFLLAHSLGGLIGIRWLETRPRAELCGAILSAPLLGIAKQAARWKTALSGFLSKALPWIPIPNEVDPAELSSDSAYTRSYREDPLVHDKISPRLYTEMVGAMRDAFAEKDRISLPLLFVVPGADTIVREEATLRFAESLRGDVTVRRYPGFHHESLNELDRARPIADLLGWMEERIGGGMAPGGEGREGGRPRPEGE from the coding sequence GTGAGCGACGGGCTCCTTCCGCCGCCCGACGCCTCGTCGGAATTCCGGGCCGCGGACGGCCTTCGCCTCCATTCCCTTTCCTGGCCCGTGGAACGCCCGCGCGCCGTGCTCCTGCTGAGCCACGGCCTGGGCGAGCACGCCGGGCGCTACGCCGCGGTGGCCCGCGACCTGGCGCCGCGCGGCATCGAGGTGCACGCGCTCGACCACCGCGGGCATGGTAGATCGAGGGGGATTCGCGGCCACACCGCGCGCTTCGGGAAGCTGGTGGACGACTTCGACCGCTTCGCCGCCGGGGTGATGGAGCGTGCGCCGCGGGACGTCCCCGTCTTCCTCCTCGCGCACTCGCTGGGGGGATTGATCGGCATCCGCTGGCTGGAGACGCGGCCGCGCGCGGAGCTCTGCGGGGCGATCCTTTCCGCGCCGCTGCTGGGGATCGCCAAGCAGGCGGCGCGGTGGAAGACGGCGCTCTCGGGCTTCCTGTCGAAGGCGCTGCCGTGGATCCCCATCCCCAACGAGGTGGACCCGGCCGAGCTGTCCAGCGACTCCGCGTACACCCGCTCGTACCGCGAGGACCCGCTCGTCCACGACAAGATCTCGCCGCGGCTGTACACCGAGATGGTGGGGGCGATGCGCGACGCCTTCGCGGAGAAGGACCGCATCTCCCTCCCGCTCCTCTTCGTCGTCCCCGGCGCCGACACCATCGTGCGCGAGGAGGCCACGCTGCGCTTCGCGGAGAGCCTGCGCGGCGACGTGACGGTGCGGCGCTACCCCGGCTTCCACCACGAGTCGCTGAACGAGCTGGACCGCGCCCGGCCGATCGCGGACCTGCTGGGGTGGATGGAGGAGCGGATCGGGGGCGGAATGGCGCCGGGTGGAGAAGGCCGGGAAGGTGGGAGGCCGAGGCCGGAAGGCGAATGA
- a CDS encoding DUF1801 domain-containing protein: protein MLVDRHPRLSIYISQLSAASTVEEYLAELPEDRRAAISTVRDTVLRHLPAGYREGMAWGMIGWCVPLEAYPDTYNGQPLSFVSLAAQKNYNALYLTCVYGDPERERRLRDAFAAAGKKLDMGKSCIRFRSPDDLPLDAIGQLIADTPPHALIARHEAVHPRR, encoded by the coding sequence TTGCTGGTTGATCGGCATCCACGTCTCTCGATCTACATCTCCCAACTCAGTGCCGCATCGACGGTCGAGGAGTACCTGGCCGAGCTTCCCGAGGACCGCCGCGCCGCGATCTCCACCGTGCGCGACACGGTGCTCCGCCATCTGCCCGCCGGCTACCGCGAGGGGATGGCCTGGGGGATGATCGGCTGGTGCGTGCCGCTGGAGGCGTATCCGGACACGTACAACGGGCAGCCGCTGTCGTTCGTGTCCCTAGCGGCGCAGAAGAATTACAACGCGCTGTACCTGACCTGCGTGTACGGCGACCCCGAGCGCGAGCGGCGGCTGCGCGACGCGTTCGCGGCCGCCGGGAAGAAGCTGGACATGGGCAAGTCGTGCATCCGCTTCAGGTCGCCCGACGACCTGCCGCTGGACGCCATCGGCCAGTTGATCGCCGACACGCCGCCTCACGCCCTGATCGCGCGCCACGAAGCCGTGCACCCGCGGAGATGA
- the mnmA gene encoding tRNA 2-thiouridine(34) synthase MnmA has protein sequence MEKKTVLVAMSGGVDSSVAAALLVEQGHTVIGVTMKTFCYQDAEAELTGPTRSCCGLDGIMDARQVADRLGIAHYVFDVEREFTRDVIDDFVQEYAAGRTPNPCVRCNGNTKFRDLLRRGRMLGCDAIATGHYARMGIDEAGRPLLLRGVDADKDQSYFLWALPPEILPQLMFPLGELTKPRVREIARDLGLVTADKPESMEICFVPDGNYPRFLQKRLGAGHAALAPGAMVTTAGEVVGEHDGYARYTVGQRRGLGGGRPLPLYVIGTRPGRREVVVGTMEELHRPGVTIGELNWLAPPPAVGDAVQVQIRHRAKAVDATVASVDEDAVTLRFATPQRAVSPGQSAVMFAGDVVLGGGRIAGGDPAAGE, from the coding sequence ATGGAGAAGAAGACGGTCCTCGTCGCCATGTCGGGCGGCGTGGACAGCTCGGTGGCGGCGGCGCTGCTCGTGGAGCAGGGGCACACCGTGATCGGCGTGACCATGAAGACGTTCTGCTACCAGGACGCGGAGGCCGAGCTCACCGGCCCCACGCGCTCCTGCTGCGGGCTGGACGGCATCATGGACGCGCGGCAGGTGGCCGACCGCCTGGGGATCGCGCACTACGTGTTCGACGTGGAGCGCGAGTTCACCCGCGACGTCATCGACGACTTCGTCCAGGAGTACGCCGCCGGGCGCACCCCCAACCCGTGCGTGCGCTGCAACGGCAACACCAAGTTCCGCGACCTGCTGCGCCGCGGCCGCATGCTGGGCTGCGACGCCATCGCCACCGGCCATTACGCGCGGATGGGGATCGATGAGGCCGGGCGCCCCCTGCTGCTGCGCGGCGTGGACGCCGACAAGGACCAGAGCTACTTCCTCTGGGCGCTCCCGCCGGAGATCCTGCCGCAGCTGATGTTCCCGCTCGGCGAGCTCACCAAGCCGCGCGTGCGCGAGATCGCCCGCGATCTCGGTCTCGTCACCGCCGACAAGCCGGAGAGCATGGAGATCTGCTTCGTCCCCGACGGCAACTATCCGCGCTTCCTGCAGAAGCGGCTGGGCGCCGGACACGCCGCGCTGGCTCCGGGCGCGATGGTGACGACGGCGGGCGAGGTGGTCGGCGAGCACGACGGCTACGCGCGCTACACCGTGGGCCAGCGCCGCGGCCTGGGCGGCGGGCGCCCGCTCCCGCTCTACGTCATCGGCACCCGCCCCGGGCGCCGCGAGGTGGTGGTGGGCACGATGGAGGAGCTGCATCGCCCCGGCGTCACCATCGGCGAGCTGAACTGGCTCGCACCGCCGCCGGCGGTGGGCGACGCCGTGCAGGTGCAGATCCGCCACCGCGCGAAGGCGGTGGACGCCACGGTCGCGTCGGTCGATGAAGATGCGGTCACGCTCCGTTTCGCCACGCCGCAGCGCGCCGTCTCCCCCGGCCAGAGCGCGGTGATGTTCGCCGGCGACGTGGTGCTGGGCGGCGGCCGCATCGCCGGCGGCGATCCCGCCGCAGGCGAGTGA
- a CDS encoding nucleotide exchange factor GrpE — MADHKHHHRHHHGARADEQGARPNGKANGHAEPAPAEAEPQAADAGAQAPPQPVETPAADPASELQAVRERHLRLAAEFENYRKRVERERSEAWVRAQAQLAERLLEPLDDLQRIADFDPATTPAAALHEGAEMVEKKFLRALEAAGLEEIDAAGKPFDPTQHEALTTMPAESEADDDTVGQVFRKGYRFKGVLVRPAQVVVRKHG, encoded by the coding sequence ATGGCGGACCACAAGCACCATCACCGGCACCACCACGGCGCGCGGGCCGACGAGCAGGGCGCCAGGCCCAACGGGAAGGCGAACGGCCACGCGGAGCCCGCGCCGGCCGAGGCGGAGCCGCAGGCGGCGGACGCCGGCGCGCAGGCGCCGCCGCAGCCGGTTGAAACCCCGGCGGCCGATCCCGCGTCCGAGCTGCAGGCGGTGCGCGAGCGCCACCTGCGCCTCGCGGCCGAGTTCGAGAACTACCGCAAGCGGGTGGAGCGCGAGCGCAGCGAGGCCTGGGTGCGCGCCCAGGCGCAGCTGGCCGAGCGGCTGCTGGAGCCGCTCGACGACCTGCAGCGCATCGCCGACTTCGACCCGGCGACCACGCCCGCCGCGGCGCTGCACGAGGGCGCCGAGATGGTGGAGAAGAAGTTCCTGCGCGCGCTGGAGGCCGCCGGGCTGGAGGAGATCGACGCGGCCGGCAAGCCGTTCGACCCCACGCAGCACGAGGCGCTGACCACCATGCCCGCCGAGAGCGAGGCCGACGACGACACGGTGGGGCAGGTGTTCCGCAAGGGCTACCGCTTCAAGGGCGTGCTGGTGCGCCCCGCGCAGGTCGTGGTCCGCAAGCACGGGTGA
- the dnaJ gene encoding molecular chaperone DnaJ: MATPTKDFYRVLGVPENAKPDEIKKAYRKLAKQYHPDANPDNAAAAEKFKEISEAYAVLSDEDKRKQYDQMRKLGAFGGLGGFRPGGGARPGGPAGAGGATFDDLDFGGLGDIFGSIFDFGRRRGGTGPGAGTAGRAAGPQRGENIEYQVEIPFKTAARGGTLTVTLPVTEDCPVCAGSGAKPGTPIITCPECKGSGTITFGQGGFGVTRPCPNCYGRGKVPQEPCANCHGQGQIREQKTVNVQIPAGVDNGSKVRIAGQGEKGAAGGPAGDLLINVRVTPDKFFSRDGLDLQSTVPINVAQAVLGSKIKVRTVDGKGVVLRVPPGTQSGTKFRIKGQGVEKGGRRGDQYVRVEVTVPDELTDEQRKQFEDFASAAGLRH, translated from the coding sequence ATGGCGACCCCTACGAAGGACTTCTACCGCGTGCTGGGCGTGCCCGAGAACGCCAAGCCCGACGAGATCAAGAAGGCGTACCGCAAGCTGGCCAAGCAGTACCACCCCGACGCGAACCCCGACAACGCGGCGGCCGCGGAGAAGTTCAAGGAGATCTCCGAGGCCTACGCGGTGCTGAGCGACGAGGACAAGCGCAAGCAGTACGACCAGATGCGCAAGCTGGGCGCGTTCGGCGGCCTGGGCGGCTTCCGCCCGGGCGGCGGCGCGCGGCCGGGCGGCCCCGCCGGCGCCGGGGGGGCCACCTTCGACGACCTGGACTTCGGCGGGCTGGGCGACATCTTCGGCTCGATCTTCGACTTCGGCCGGCGCCGCGGCGGCACCGGCCCCGGCGCGGGCACGGCCGGGCGCGCCGCGGGCCCGCAGCGCGGCGAGAACATCGAGTACCAGGTCGAGATCCCCTTCAAGACCGCGGCGCGCGGCGGCACCCTCACCGTCACCCTCCCGGTGACGGAGGACTGCCCCGTCTGCGCCGGGAGCGGCGCCAAACCGGGGACGCCGATCATCACCTGCCCGGAGTGCAAGGGCTCGGGAACGATCACCTTCGGGCAGGGGGGATTCGGCGTCACCCGCCCGTGCCCCAACTGCTACGGCCGCGGGAAGGTTCCGCAGGAGCCGTGCGCCAACTGCCACGGGCAGGGGCAGATCCGCGAGCAGAAGACGGTGAACGTGCAGATCCCCGCCGGCGTCGACAACGGCTCCAAGGTGCGCATCGCGGGGCAGGGCGAGAAGGGGGCGGCGGGCGGCCCGGCGGGCGACCTGCTGATCAACGTGCGCGTGACGCCCGACAAGTTCTTCTCCCGCGACGGCTTGGACCTGCAGTCGACGGTGCCGATCAACGTGGCCCAGGCGGTGCTCGGGTCGAAGATCAAGGTGCGCACGGTGGACGGCAAGGGCGTGGTGCTCCGCGTCCCCCCCGGCACGCAGAGCGGCACCAAGTTCCGCATCAAGGGGCAGGGGGTGGAGAAGGGCGGCCGGCGCGGGGACCAGTACGTGCGTGTGGAGGTCACCGTCCCCGACGAGCTGACCGACGAGCAGCGCAAGCAGTTCGAGGATTTCGCCTCGGCGGCGGGGCTGCGCCACTGA
- a CDS encoding HIRAN domain-containing protein: MIPPLPDAKPPVFRSTVHGTVFGDRASHVRELEQGDRLILIPDPPMEEDPAVWVHMAGGDPVGHLPPEVNAWLAPWLQRGGAATATAVRVRGDDVPSWKRLVIEVHCLQANAA, from the coding sequence ATGATCCCACCGCTTCCCGACGCGAAGCCCCCGGTTTTCCGCAGCACCGTGCATGGCACCGTATTCGGTGACCGGGCCAGCCACGTGCGCGAGCTGGAGCAGGGCGACCGCCTGATCCTGATCCCGGACCCGCCGATGGAAGAGGACCCGGCCGTGTGGGTGCACATGGCGGGCGGCGATCCGGTGGGCCATCTGCCGCCCGAGGTGAACGCCTGGCTCGCCCCGTGGCTGCAGCGCGGCGGCGCCGCCACGGCCACCGCCGTGCGCGTGCGCGGCGACGACGTGCCGAGCTGGAAGCGGCTGGTCATCGAAGTCCATTGCCTCCAGGCGAACGCCGCCTAA
- a CDS encoding CDP-alcohol phosphatidyltransferase family protein: MPWLNLPNAITLGRIALAVLLAPMLLADGFGIRLAAFIVFLIAAFSDLVDGKLARSRNLITDFGKLVDPLADKLLLAATFFTFYYLSHGGEPRTPFPWFGGTLPWWILAIIFGRELFITLFRSYAARRGVVIPAGAAGKLKAVFQNIATGAIIFWYALWSAQRENGWNTPFWNGVWVPFHRWFAIASLTIAVVLTVWSLAIYLNSFRTLDLQRKAAR; the protein is encoded by the coding sequence ATGCCCTGGCTGAACCTGCCCAACGCCATCACCCTCGGCCGCATCGCGCTGGCGGTGCTGCTGGCGCCGATGCTGCTGGCCGACGGGTTCGGCATCCGCCTCGCGGCCTTCATCGTCTTCCTCATCGCCGCCTTCTCGGACCTGGTGGACGGGAAGCTGGCGCGCAGCCGCAACCTGATCACCGACTTCGGCAAGCTGGTGGACCCGCTGGCCGACAAGCTTCTCCTCGCCGCGACGTTCTTCACCTTCTACTACCTTTCCCACGGCGGCGAGCCGCGGACGCCCTTTCCCTGGTTCGGGGGAACGCTGCCCTGGTGGATCCTGGCCATCATCTTCGGGCGCGAGCTGTTCATCACCCTGTTCCGCTCGTACGCGGCACGGCGCGGGGTGGTGATCCCCGCCGGGGCGGCGGGAAAGCTGAAGGCGGTGTTCCAGAACATCGCCACCGGGGCCATCATCTTCTGGTACGCGCTCTGGTCGGCGCAGCGCGAGAACGGGTGGAACACCCCCTTCTGGAACGGCGTGTGGGTTCCCTTCCACCGCTGGTTCGCCATCGCCTCGCTCACCATCGCGGTGGTGCTCACGGTGTGGTCGCTGGCCATCTACCTCAACTCCTTCCGCACGCTGGACCTGCAGCGCAAGGCGGCGCGCTGA
- a CDS encoding roadblock/LC7 domain-containing protein gives MAGASSWSFEERDFQRIDRLLQGFLYDSNARCALLVDRTGQLVTTAGEKPDFDSTAFASLAAADFSANDQLASMIGENEFSSLFHQGEKESMYLADVARRVILVVLFDNRTTLGMIRIKVKGVVRELAEIFREMFDRSASAPQTARVESAFVDEAEDEIDRLFGDL, from the coding sequence ATGGCGGGCGCCAGCAGCTGGAGCTTCGAGGAACGCGACTTCCAGCGCATCGACCGGCTATTGCAGGGGTTCCTGTACGACTCCAACGCCCGCTGCGCCCTGCTGGTGGACCGCACGGGGCAGCTGGTGACCACCGCGGGCGAGAAGCCCGACTTCGACTCCACCGCCTTCGCCTCGCTGGCCGCGGCCGACTTCTCGGCCAACGACCAGCTGGCCAGCATGATCGGCGAGAACGAGTTCTCCTCGCTCTTCCACCAGGGAGAGAAGGAGAGCATGTACCTGGCCGACGTGGCCCGCCGGGTGATCCTGGTGGTGCTCTTCGACAACCGCACGACGCTGGGGATGATCCGGATCAAGGTGAAAGGCGTGGTTCGCGAGCTCGCCGAGATCTTCCGCGAGATGTTCGATCGTTCCGCCTCCGCGCCGCAGACCGCGCGCGTGGAGTCCGCCTTCGTGGACGAGGCGGAGGACGAGATCGACCGCCTGTTCGGCGATCTCTGA
- the recR gene encoding recombination mediator RecR: MSAIDDLTGELARLPGIGRKTALRLAFHLLKAPSDDAQRLARAIVAVRERVRPCEVCGNLTEVTPCAICTSTRRDGTTVCVVEEASDIMAIERTGEYRGMYHVLGGRLSPLDGVGPSELNVEPLVRRVGGGVVQEVVLATNPSVEGEATAMYLRKLIGPLGVRVTRIARGLPVGGDLEYADGVTIAEALTHRREM; the protein is encoded by the coding sequence TTGTCCGCGATCGACGATCTGACCGGCGAGCTGGCCCGCCTCCCGGGCATCGGGCGCAAGACGGCGCTCCGGCTCGCCTTCCACCTCCTCAAGGCCCCGTCCGACGACGCCCAGCGCCTCGCGCGCGCCATCGTGGCCGTGCGCGAGCGCGTACGCCCGTGCGAGGTGTGCGGCAACCTGACCGAGGTCACCCCCTGCGCCATCTGCACCAGCACGCGGCGCGACGGCACCACCGTGTGCGTGGTGGAAGAGGCCAGCGACATCATGGCCATCGAGCGCACCGGCGAGTACCGGGGGATGTACCACGTGCTGGGCGGCCGCCTGAGCCCGCTGGACGGCGTGGGCCCCAGCGAGCTGAACGTGGAGCCGCTGGTGCGGCGCGTGGGCGGCGGCGTGGTGCAGGAGGTGGTGCTCGCCACCAACCCCAGCGTGGAGGGCGAGGCCACGGCCATGTACCTGCGCAAGCTCATCGGCCCGCTGGGCGTCCGCGTCACCCGCATCGCCCGCGGCCTTCCCGTGGGCGGCGACCTGGAGTACGCGGACGGCGTCACCATCGCGGAGGCGCTGACGCACCGCCGGGAGATGTGA
- a CDS encoding YbaB/EbfC family nucleoid-associated protein, translating to MNPNIQQLLQMSQQVQTRMAQLQTELGQRTVTCSSGGGMVTVTADGRGKIRSLKIDPTVANGGDVEMLEDLVLAAVSEAQNRANQLYEDEMRKHMGGLNLPFSLPEF from the coding sequence ATGAATCCGAACATTCAGCAGCTTCTCCAGATGAGCCAGCAGGTGCAGACCCGCATGGCCCAGCTCCAGACCGAGCTCGGCCAGCGCACGGTCACCTGCTCCAGCGGCGGCGGCATGGTCACGGTGACCGCCGACGGGCGCGGCAAGATCCGCTCGCTCAAGATCGACCCCACGGTGGCCAACGGGGGCGACGTGGAGATGCTGGAAGACCTGGTGCTGGCCGCCGTCAGCGAGGCGCAGAACCGCGCCAACCAGCTGTACGAGGACGAGATGCGCAAGCACATGGGGGGCCTGAACCTCCCGTTCAGCCTTCCCGAGTTCTGA
- a CDS encoding cysteine desulfurase family protein, producing the protein MTEAPIYLDYAASAPVRPEARDAMLPFLDGRWGNPSSLHRWGREARAALEDARARLARVIGASPAEIVFTRAGTEADALAILGRARTVPGAPVAVTAIEHKAVLASAHAAADEGAPLILLPVDPNGVVEMAAVDAALERKPAVLSVMWANNEVGVMQPVREVAERCRAAGVVFHSDAVQALGKVPVRVDQVAADLLAFSAHKVGGPKGIGALYVRRGTRLKPLLFGGGQERGLRPGTEDVAGAVGFAAAAEAVEAAREGAMSRIGALRDRLEAGLLERVPGLVVNAAGAPRLPTVSNVSVPGADPEALLVSLDLQGIAVSSGSACSSGAVEPSHVLTAMGIPADLAGPSVRFSLGWGTTDEEIDRVLDIFTAVAERVRSLAG; encoded by the coding sequence ATGACGGAAGCACCCATCTACCTGGATTACGCCGCCTCGGCGCCCGTCCGCCCCGAGGCGCGCGACGCCATGCTCCCCTTCCTCGACGGCCGCTGGGGGAACCCCTCCAGCCTCCACCGCTGGGGGCGCGAGGCGCGCGCCGCGCTCGAGGACGCGCGCGCCCGCCTGGCCCGCGTGATCGGCGCGTCGCCCGCGGAGATCGTGTTCACCCGCGCGGGCACCGAGGCCGACGCCCTGGCTATCCTCGGCCGCGCGCGGACCGTTCCCGGCGCGCCGGTCGCCGTCACCGCCATCGAGCACAAGGCGGTGCTGGCCAGCGCGCACGCCGCCGCCGACGAGGGCGCGCCGCTCATCCTCCTTCCCGTCGACCCGAACGGCGTGGTGGAGATGGCGGCGGTCGATGCCGCGCTGGAGCGGAAGCCCGCCGTGCTTTCGGTGATGTGGGCCAACAACGAAGTCGGGGTGATGCAGCCGGTGCGCGAGGTCGCGGAGCGCTGCCGGGCCGCGGGCGTGGTCTTCCACTCCGACGCCGTGCAGGCGCTGGGGAAGGTGCCCGTGCGCGTGGACCAGGTCGCCGCGGACCTGCTGGCGTTCAGCGCGCACAAGGTGGGCGGCCCCAAGGGGATCGGCGCGCTCTACGTCCGCCGGGGGACGCGGCTGAAGCCGCTCCTCTTCGGCGGCGGGCAGGAGCGCGGCCTCCGCCCGGGGACGGAGGACGTGGCCGGCGCGGTGGGCTTCGCCGCGGCGGCCGAGGCCGTGGAGGCGGCGCGCGAGGGGGCGATGTCGCGCATCGGCGCGCTGCGCGACCGGCTGGAGGCGGGGCTGCTCGAGCGCGTTCCCGGCCTGGTGGTGAACGCCGCCGGGGCGCCGCGCCTGCCGACGGTGAGCAACGTCTCCGTCCCCGGCGCGGACCCCGAGGCGCTGCTGGTGTCGCTGGACCTGCAGGGGATCGCCGTCTCCTCCGGCTCGGCGTGCTCCAGCGGCGCGGTGGAGCCCAGCCACGTCCTCACCGCGATGGGCATCCCCGCCGACCTGGCGGGCCCGTCCGTCCGCTTCTCCCTGGGCTGGGGAACGACGGACGAGGAGATCGATCGTGTGCTGGACATCTTCACCGCCGTCGCCGAGCGCGTACGCTCGCTTGCTGGTTGA